In the genome of Paenibacillus pabuli, one region contains:
- a CDS encoding S-layer homology domain-containing protein — protein sequence MKKIFSKKMVSTGLAAAMILTSAAPVFGATTTSLTVETTNTLKDISGHWGQQAIEEWNDYGIVQGYNGSFRPNAPVTRAEFSKMIDNIMKYIDQGSNSFSDLNTEQWYTDAMLKLNKAGVLNGVNGNALPDKTITRQEAAVLLAGAFQTNDSQNPVTFSDSDQIAEWAKESVQSLVSASVISGRPDGSFGPQASLTRAEAVKLFDHLIQTLITTKGTYAQDVQGNVVVNTSDVTLKDMTISGDLYVTQGVGEGEVTLDNVKIKGNVHVQGGGEHSIIFNNVTVQGALVVNKYNGQVRILATGSTSVSLTVLESGALVVTKNLTGGGFETIEIPADILAGQEVKLDGNFDKVVNHAANVQITANGTIKEFTAEVDTQITGNVSIDKASGLSTVLVNGAAPTPSAGTTAPSTGTSTGSTGSGNTGGSNSGGGNSGGSTPGNGNQNIAVTGVNVSPVSVSLVTGQTKQLSAAVTPLNATNSKVTWKVAEDSSAVLSVSDTGLVTALHAGTGTVIVTTEEGGFTSSATITVTEPSLGLELSKYDGLTADPEAEVDEETKANSEIISIASRGKSMIQDNHYDVAVTASQALQGTVTSSVYTVVSLTDASGSPLTDFSGVQVSLDGQPYTPEFGVGLNQGKEASFLLKLNLNQPEHIEKHQLVISRGGYSDTSMTITYRPNGTVTLNAIGDITGDLTVGSELTAGPVQYEGDPANQEITYQWYRSDTESGLYSAINGATLSTYTLTEADSGKYIRVYTSADEVQVSGSALSAAFGPVQTLVSADEIFAEIQKTFLGANSDKNNIVGNLSLPTTMAAYPGVLIAWLTSDETVITNRGAVTRNENEDKFVKLTAVLSGSAVGTREYNLTVRAVGTDNVGIDGYIDPYFVDGYPQAYVKDGNIHVKYALNSPAEVYMVVNVINGSWKSDVKSILQGHSGENNQIIYVDGWPYFQLDADQVNKIQDFDTGVNITRNNTSEAKVEFVIVDSSNQYTSSAVTRIQFDQTVVGSLDTQPPVTYTKYINDALDSIYIYYNEKLDLSSVPSAQDFTLSAGQVQSVSMFNSDKTSGQQPSYVKLTVSGITENDLATLKLNYNGTAIQDISDAKNKAQSYSNATILFLSPKFTEVTLSSDRRTVLAKIEPGWDPYVNPSFNTDDASKARFAMQIANVDYQPNTIKYSYSTSYISYTLKFNTPLPEGDVKLKFNSNGVVDWANDSYPSEIVFESISQLPESGTPTASYSQSSGKILVSFANGFQLDSSSTTAAGLTLKVDGIEYVLRGYLLSLNWNSKNQIYIDLNDQYAWKFKQVVDQGSDIQMKYVKVNQEDQQQMSDIAGALVPDFDYIQVSKQP from the coding sequence ATGAAGAAGATATTTTCAAAGAAAATGGTTAGCACGGGTCTAGCCGCTGCCATGATATTAACAAGCGCAGCGCCTGTTTTCGGTGCTACAACCACTAGTTTGACCGTAGAAACAACAAACACGTTAAAAGATATCTCAGGACACTGGGGACAGCAGGCCATTGAAGAGTGGAACGATTATGGGATTGTTCAAGGGTATAACGGTAGTTTCAGACCTAACGCACCTGTAACAAGAGCTGAATTCTCGAAGATGATCGACAATATTATGAAATACATAGACCAAGGAAGTAATAGTTTTTCAGATCTAAATACAGAGCAATGGTATACCGACGCCATGCTTAAGTTGAATAAAGCTGGCGTACTGAATGGTGTCAACGGAAATGCGTTACCGGACAAGACGATTACACGTCAGGAAGCGGCAGTACTACTGGCTGGGGCTTTCCAAACTAATGATAGTCAAAATCCTGTTACGTTTAGTGATAGTGATCAAATTGCTGAATGGGCAAAAGAATCCGTACAAAGCCTGGTTTCGGCATCCGTTATTAGTGGACGTCCAGATGGTTCGTTCGGTCCACAAGCAAGTCTTACCCGTGCGGAAGCTGTCAAGCTGTTTGATCACCTCATTCAAACCCTTATTACCACGAAGGGAACCTACGCACAAGATGTGCAAGGAAACGTGGTAGTCAATACGTCAGATGTGACTTTAAAGGATATGACCATTTCTGGGGACCTGTACGTGACCCAAGGGGTTGGGGAAGGCGAAGTCACTTTGGATAATGTGAAGATTAAAGGTAACGTACACGTTCAAGGCGGCGGGGAACATTCCATTATCTTTAATAACGTAACTGTGCAGGGTGCACTTGTTGTGAATAAGTACAATGGCCAAGTACGTATTTTGGCTACAGGTAGCACATCCGTTTCTTTAACCGTACTGGAAAGTGGCGCTTTAGTCGTTACGAAGAACCTTACGGGTGGAGGTTTTGAAACGATTGAAATCCCAGCAGATATTTTAGCTGGACAGGAAGTCAAGCTGGATGGTAACTTCGACAAAGTCGTGAACCATGCTGCAAATGTTCAGATTACAGCCAATGGAACGATCAAGGAATTTACAGCTGAAGTGGATACGCAGATTACTGGTAATGTCAGCATAGATAAGGCTTCTGGCCTTTCGACTGTTTTGGTTAACGGTGCAGCACCCACGCCTTCTGCAGGTACTACGGCACCAAGCACGGGCACAAGTACAGGATCGACGGGAAGCGGAAATACAGGAGGTAGCAATTCAGGTGGAGGAAACTCGGGAGGATCTACACCAGGAAACGGTAATCAGAATATTGCTGTGACTGGCGTAAACGTCTCCCCCGTTTCGGTTTCACTTGTAACCGGTCAGACTAAACAACTTTCTGCAGCTGTTACACCACTGAATGCGACAAACTCCAAAGTTACTTGGAAAGTTGCAGAAGATAGCTCTGCTGTTCTGAGCGTATCGGATACGGGGTTAGTTACTGCTCTGCATGCCGGTACAGGGACGGTCATCGTAACGACAGAAGAGGGCGGGTTTACTTCTAGTGCAACGATAACCGTTACTGAACCTTCCCTTGGTTTAGAACTATCTAAGTATGATGGATTAACAGCGGATCCAGAAGCTGAAGTCGATGAGGAAACAAAAGCAAATAGCGAGATCATATCGATTGCCAGTCGCGGGAAATCCATGATTCAAGACAATCACTATGATGTTGCTGTAACTGCTTCGCAAGCATTACAGGGAACTGTCACGTCTTCCGTATATACCGTAGTTTCGTTAACAGATGCAAGCGGGAGTCCGTTAACCGATTTTTCTGGTGTGCAAGTGAGTCTGGACGGTCAACCGTACACTCCTGAATTTGGGGTAGGGCTTAATCAGGGAAAAGAAGCGAGTTTCCTGCTGAAACTGAATTTGAATCAACCGGAGCACATTGAAAAACATCAGTTAGTCATTTCTCGTGGAGGCTATTCTGATACTTCAATGACAATCACGTATCGGCCGAATGGAACGGTTACTTTGAACGCCATCGGAGACATTACGGGGGACTTAACCGTTGGATCTGAGTTGACCGCAGGGCCTGTTCAATATGAAGGTGATCCAGCTAATCAGGAGATTACGTATCAATGGTATCGTTCTGATACGGAGAGCGGATTATATAGCGCAATTAATGGTGCTACATTGTCTACCTATACGTTAACTGAAGCTGACAGCGGAAAATACATTCGGGTATACACTTCTGCAGATGAAGTTCAAGTGAGTGGTTCAGCACTCAGTGCAGCCTTCGGACCTGTTCAAACATTAGTAAGCGCGGATGAGATCTTTGCTGAGATACAGAAGACTTTCCTTGGGGCTAATTCGGATAAGAACAATATTGTAGGAAACTTATCTTTGCCTACTACCATGGCTGCTTATCCAGGAGTCCTCATCGCGTGGTTAACGAGTGATGAAACAGTAATAACAAACCGTGGGGCGGTCACAAGAAACGAAAATGAAGACAAATTCGTAAAATTGACGGCAGTACTTAGTGGTAGCGCTGTAGGCACACGTGAATATAATCTAACGGTTAGAGCGGTTGGTACAGATAATGTGGGGATTGATGGTTACATTGATCCATATTTCGTAGATGGTTACCCTCAAGCTTATGTTAAGGACGGAAACATTCATGTAAAATATGCACTCAATTCACCTGCCGAAGTTTATATGGTCGTCAATGTCATTAACGGGTCGTGGAAATCGGATGTCAAATCTATACTACAAGGACATTCCGGTGAAAATAATCAAATTATCTATGTAGATGGATGGCCATACTTCCAATTGGATGCGGATCAAGTGAACAAGATCCAGGATTTTGACACAGGTGTTAACATTACGCGCAACAATACTTCCGAAGCCAAAGTAGAATTTGTTATTGTGGATTCATCCAACCAATACACTTCTAGTGCAGTGACCAGAATTCAATTCGATCAGACAGTGGTAGGTAGTTTGGATACGCAGCCTCCTGTGACGTATACCAAGTATATTAACGATGCGTTAGATTCCATCTATATCTATTACAACGAGAAACTTGATCTTAGTAGTGTTCCTTCTGCACAAGATTTCACCTTAAGTGCAGGTCAAGTACAGTCCGTAAGCATGTTTAACTCGGATAAAACATCAGGACAACAACCATCTTACGTTAAGCTTACGGTTAGCGGTATTACCGAAAACGACCTGGCTACGTTAAAGCTAAACTATAACGGTACGGCGATCCAGGACATTAGCGATGCCAAAAATAAAGCACAGAGTTACTCTAATGCTACAATCCTTTTCCTTAGTCCAAAGTTTACTGAGGTTACGCTGAGTTCAGATCGACGCACAGTTTTGGCGAAGATTGAACCGGGCTGGGATCCTTATGTAAATCCTAGTTTCAACACAGATGATGCTTCAAAGGCGCGCTTTGCAATGCAAATCGCCAATGTAGATTACCAACCAAACACAATAAAATACAGTTACAGCACATCGTATATATCTTATACGCTCAAATTTAATACACCTCTTCCTGAGGGGGATGTAAAGCTTAAGTTTAATTCTAATGGGGTAGTGGACTGGGCCAATGACTCATATCCATCGGAAATCGTATTTGAATCTATCTCCCAACTTCCGGAGTCAGGAACGCCAACGGCAAGCTATTCCCAATCAAGTGGCAAAATTCTCGTATCTTTTGCGAATGGTTTCCAATTAGACAGTTCATCCACTACAGCTGCTGGCTTAACGTTAAAGGTGGATGGCATAGAATATGTACTTCGCGGTTACCTCTTGTCTCTTAACTGGAATAGTAAAAATCAAATTTATATCGACCTTAATGATCAATATGCTTGGAAATTCAAACAAGTTGTAGATCAAGGTAGCGATATTCAAATGAAATATGTAAAAGTAAATCAAGAAGATCAACAACAGATGTCGGACATAGCTGGCGCATTGGTCCCTGATTTCGATTACATTCAAGTATCTAAGCAACCATAG
- a CDS encoding MFS transporter — MQLATIFLGFIVFGISENIKGPAIPRIQFDFNLDEKQLGTLLSLNALGYLIACSFTAILVRKWGIKAVSIISFASMILSGVFIYVSHTYPLFASSYFFMYIGNGMLEIALAILGARIFVKNTGTMMNLSHFFYGLSSTIAPLLATGVMSLHVFGHELDWRGMYLVMLSLCLLPIIAALRSKFPGDDLPHEDRTSLKTLTRDPAIWLMVLILSFGVVSELAVGGWLVNFLEKAYTWDTVKASGLLSAFFLAFSLGRLLLGPLTDRIGFVLSLILFSGFSAVCTFVALTGGESLAFFFAVSGAGIAMIYPTVMAFIARRYPNGSDTAITFTVTLMGVGSVIGNYVIGWVIEGVKNMYGPTTQLGLLRGLQAGYGFIGLCAVICAASGIVLYGYLKRKQELI, encoded by the coding sequence ATGCAACTGGCAACGATTTTTCTGGGATTTATCGTATTTGGCATATCGGAAAATATTAAGGGGCCAGCCATCCCGCGCATCCAATTCGACTTCAATCTGGATGAGAAACAGCTCGGAACGTTATTGTCCCTGAATGCACTGGGTTACCTGATTGCCTGCTCATTCACCGCGATCCTGGTTCGCAAATGGGGCATTAAGGCGGTTAGCATCATTTCGTTTGCATCAATGATTCTCTCGGGTGTGTTCATTTATGTGTCTCATACATATCCACTCTTTGCTTCATCATACTTCTTCATGTACATCGGCAACGGCATGCTGGAGATTGCTTTGGCTATTCTGGGTGCGCGGATCTTTGTGAAAAACACAGGTACAATGATGAACCTGTCCCATTTCTTCTATGGGCTAAGTTCAACGATAGCACCTTTGCTGGCGACAGGTGTGATGTCGTTGCACGTGTTCGGTCACGAACTGGACTGGCGCGGGATGTATCTGGTGATGTTGTCGCTCTGTCTGCTGCCGATCATTGCGGCACTGCGCAGCAAATTTCCGGGGGATGATCTTCCTCATGAAGATCGGACTTCACTGAAGACGTTAACACGTGATCCAGCCATCTGGCTGATGGTGCTCATTCTTTCTTTTGGCGTGGTATCGGAACTGGCGGTTGGTGGCTGGCTCGTTAACTTTCTGGAGAAAGCCTATACGTGGGACACGGTCAAAGCATCTGGGCTGCTGTCTGCGTTCTTCCTTGCTTTCTCGCTGGGGCGTCTGCTGCTTGGTCCACTGACGGACAGGATTGGATTTGTGTTGTCGTTAATTCTGTTCTCTGGTTTCTCGGCAGTATGTACGTTTGTGGCGCTTACAGGTGGAGAGAGTCTTGCGTTCTTCTTTGCGGTATCCGGTGCAGGTATAGCGATGATCTATCCAACAGTAATGGCGTTTATCGCACGCAGGTATCCAAACGGCAGTGACACGGCGATTACGTTCACGGTTACCCTGATGGGAGTTGGTAGTGTCATCGGTAACTATGTGATTGGCTGGGTGATTGAGGGTGTGAAGAATATGTACGGTCCAACCACTCAGTTGGGACTATTGCGCGGACTTCAGGCGGGGTATGGCTTCATCGGCTTATGCGCCGTGATCTGTGCAGCATCTGGAATAGTTTTGTATGGGTATTTGAAGCGGAAGCAGGAACTGATTTAG
- a CDS encoding ROK family protein — translation MLPTSHNTQQVKRINVELVKNTLRSMGVGTKASIANLTKLSVATCGTILNELLQTGEIIDLGPDESSGGRPASRYQFNADYASVLCLIIRTEGGIHSITHTYANLNGEMEDEQTLILEEINVTVVEDLIANLIEQHHNVQAIGIGIPGVAHNGVIGICDVPELMYQPLGPRLKEQYEDVEVVIGNDMNLTVYGLYNQQQFEEEKNFAVVTFPENHFPGAGFIIDGRPLTGNTQFGGEVSFLPFGVSREEQLRMLKTTEGLKEIVVKTLISIIAIINPAAIVVTGDTMDPAMRDGLLQGCLDHLIPQEHMPELIIQRDTRREYVTGLVAVTLESLTYRIQVVEKQW, via the coding sequence ATGTTACCTACATCACACAATACCCAACAGGTGAAGCGCATCAACGTTGAACTGGTGAAGAATACACTTCGGTCAATGGGCGTCGGCACGAAGGCTTCCATTGCGAATCTGACCAAACTCAGCGTAGCGACATGCGGCACGATCCTGAACGAATTACTCCAAACGGGTGAGATTATCGATCTGGGCCCGGATGAATCGAGTGGAGGAAGACCTGCGAGTCGGTATCAATTCAATGCGGACTACGCGAGTGTGCTGTGTCTGATTATTCGAACGGAAGGCGGCATTCACTCGATCACACATACATATGCCAATCTGAACGGGGAAATGGAGGATGAACAGACACTCATTTTGGAGGAGATTAATGTAACGGTAGTAGAGGATCTGATTGCAAACTTGATCGAACAACACCACAATGTTCAGGCGATTGGTATCGGCATACCTGGGGTGGCACACAACGGCGTTATTGGAATTTGCGATGTACCGGAGCTGATGTATCAGCCGCTCGGGCCAAGGCTTAAGGAGCAATATGAAGACGTGGAAGTGGTCATTGGCAACGACATGAACTTGACGGTCTACGGGCTGTACAACCAGCAGCAATTTGAGGAAGAGAAGAACTTTGCGGTGGTGACGTTCCCTGAGAACCATTTTCCAGGGGCAGGCTTTATTATTGATGGTCGTCCGCTCACAGGGAACACGCAATTTGGGGGCGAGGTGTCTTTTCTACCATTTGGTGTGTCACGGGAAGAGCAGCTGCGAATGTTGAAAACGACAGAAGGGTTGAAGGAAATCGTCGTCAAGACGCTGATCTCCATTATTGCGATTATTAACCCGGCAGCGATTGTCGTTACGGGCGATACGATGGACCCGGCTATGCGGGACGGCCTGTTACAAGGCTGTCTGGATCACCTGATCCCACAGGAGCATATGCCTGAGTTGATCATCCAGAGAGACACTCGGCGCGAATATGTGACTGGGCTAGTCGCTGTTACGTTGGAGAGCCTGACCTACCGCATTCAGGTTGTTGAGAAGCAGTGGTAA
- a CDS encoding helix-turn-helix domain-containing protein, translated as MAKKVVVNIHKLTEKHNISLRELARMADIRHAALSELQSGKRENINFAHIERIAEALGIEDIREIIEIRDI; from the coding sequence ATGGCAAAAAAAGTTGTTGTCAATATTCACAAACTTACGGAAAAACATAACATTTCACTGCGAGAATTAGCACGTATGGCCGATATTCGCCACGCCGCTTTAAGTGAGTTGCAGTCTGGGAAGCGTGAGAACATTAACTTTGCTCATATTGAGCGGATCGCAGAAGCGTTGGGTATTGAAGATATAAGAGAGATTATTGAGATTCGGGATATTTAG
- a CDS encoding DUF554 family protein: MGGILALCTGLNILKITKIKVLNLLPASFIPIFLL; this comes from the coding sequence ATTGGCGGTATCCTTGCACTATGTACGGGATTGAACATCTTGAAGATTACGAAGATCAAAGTGTTGAATCTGCTGCCTGCATCATTTATTCCAATCTTTTTGCTGTAA
- a CDS encoding alpha/beta fold hydrolase, producing MNKIKKVGLWLGITILTLSLVVLYFPTWTSKIKGSNPIHVLEQVKLNGTRHEIMIRGEDLENPVILYLHGGPGASELPYAKKYQDLLESQFTIVNYDQRASGKSYHFFEDYSNLSADLLVEDILAVTDYITQHLGKKKVILIGHSYGTYIGTLAAHRAPEKYEAYIGIGQMADTQQSEMDGWNFVMEQAQLADNPEDVDELEQIYEPIKQGKAFTPRNIVQRYGGASRLMDSPDTSFLGMTFSHEYNMFDAIRYNKGIIYSQEILISEAMSRPLPALITKLNLPFYFVMGDYDFMTSSHAAKTFFDQIEGKQKEFIAYKNSAHYPHYEEKQRFFDWMVDTFIKQTP from the coding sequence ATGAACAAAATAAAAAAAGTAGGTTTGTGGCTTGGTATTACTATTCTGACACTATCACTCGTAGTTCTTTATTTTCCAACATGGACGTCAAAAATAAAAGGTTCAAACCCTATTCATGTACTGGAACAAGTTAAACTCAATGGTACGAGACATGAAATCATGATCAGAGGGGAGGATCTGGAAAACCCAGTTATCCTTTATTTACACGGTGGACCGGGTGCATCTGAACTTCCGTACGCGAAAAAGTACCAAGATTTATTAGAATCTCAGTTTACGATTGTGAACTACGATCAGAGAGCAAGCGGCAAATCCTATCATTTTTTCGAGGACTATTCCAATCTCTCAGCGGATTTGCTGGTTGAGGATATACTGGCCGTCACGGATTATATTACCCAACATCTAGGGAAGAAAAAGGTAATATTGATTGGTCATTCATACGGAACATACATAGGAACTCTCGCTGCACATCGAGCACCCGAAAAATATGAAGCCTACATTGGGATCGGGCAGATGGCAGATACACAACAGAGCGAGATGGACGGATGGAATTTCGTTATGGAGCAAGCCCAGTTGGCTGATAATCCTGAAGATGTAGACGAGTTGGAGCAGATCTATGAACCGATCAAACAAGGAAAGGCATTCACGCCGCGAAATATCGTTCAACGTTATGGGGGCGCTTCAAGGTTGATGGACAGCCCTGACACCAGCTTCCTGGGAATGACATTCAGCCATGAATACAATATGTTTGATGCCATTCGATATAATAAAGGGATCATTTATTCGCAAGAAATACTGATAAGTGAAGCCATGAGCCGTCCTTTGCCAGCCTTGATTACCAAGCTGAACCTACCCTTTTATTTTGTTATGGGAGATTACGACTTTATGACCTCATCCCATGCCGCCAAGACGTTTTTTGACCAGATTGAAGGAAAACAAAAGGAATTCATTGCCTATAAGAATTCGGCTCACTACCCACATTATGAAGAGAAACAAAGATTCTTTGATTGGATGGTAGATACCTTTATCAAGCAAACACCTTAG
- a CDS encoding YdeI/OmpD-associated family protein, with translation MTDSNGTRKVDGYLKKLKTWKEESAKLREIIKSFDLTEDMKWMHPCYMLDGKNIVLIHGFKEYVAILFFKGALLKDTHGILVQQTDNVQAGRQLRFTSLEQIVEQEPMIKAYIQQAIEVEQAGLQVELKKTAEYSVPEELQQQFDENPAFQAAFEALTPGRQRAYLYYFSQPKQSKTKVSRIEKYMQPILEGKGLND, from the coding sequence ATGACCGATTCGAATGGAACGCGCAAAGTTGATGGCTATCTGAAGAAATTAAAAACGTGGAAGGAAGAGTCTGCGAAACTGAGAGAGATTATTAAGAGTTTTGATCTGACAGAGGATATGAAGTGGATGCATCCTTGTTACATGCTGGATGGGAAAAACATCGTTTTAATCCATGGATTCAAAGAATACGTAGCCATTCTGTTTTTCAAAGGTGCTCTGCTAAAGGATACGCACGGCATTTTGGTCCAGCAAACGGACAATGTACAGGCAGGACGCCAGCTTCGCTTTACCAGTCTGGAGCAGATTGTGGAGCAGGAGCCTATGATCAAAGCCTATATTCAGCAAGCTATTGAAGTGGAACAGGCCGGATTGCAAGTGGAATTGAAAAAGACTGCCGAATATAGCGTTCCTGAGGAACTTCAACAGCAATTCGATGAGAACCCTGCCTTTCAGGCTGCATTTGAAGCGTTGACCCCTGGACGGCAGCGGGCATATCTCTATTATTTCTCACAACCCAAACAGTCCAAAACGAAAGTGTCACGAATAGAGAAGTACATGCAGCCGATCCTGGAGGGTAAAGGATTGAATGACTAA